A stretch of Paludisphaera borealis DNA encodes these proteins:
- a CDS encoding aminotransferase class I/II-fold pyridoxal phosphate-dependent enzyme: protein MIDPKTNPGSEEHESTERYDIEVAPRVRNLPPYLFGKINELKYRKRRDGVDVIDLGMGNPTDPPDQSVIDKLCEAVQDSRNHRYSVANGVFNLRREVAAKYENRFGVKLDPDQEIVATIGSKEGFSHMCLALLGPGDTALVPAPSFPVHVHAIALASANVITLDCRDSQVFLANIARVCESLFPRPKILVINYPHNPSSTVVDPGFFEEIVGLAKKYRFFVIHDFAYGDIGFDGYQPPSFLSVKGATQVGCEFTTMSKGYNMAGWRVGFAAGNRDMLGALKAIKGYYDYGIFQAVQVASIVALRHGEEGRLAQVAEYQERRDVMVRGLRRLGWEVDPPRAGMFVWAAMPEPWRSQMGSMDFAMKLLEEANVVVSPGRGFGETGEGFLRLALVENAHRLRQAIRQIGRCLRVEQAVN from the coding sequence ATGATCGATCCGAAAACGAATCCCGGATCTGAAGAACACGAGTCGACCGAGCGCTACGACATCGAGGTCGCGCCCCGGGTGCGCAACCTGCCGCCGTACCTTTTCGGCAAGATCAACGAGCTGAAGTACCGCAAGCGGCGCGACGGCGTCGACGTGATCGACTTGGGCATGGGCAACCCGACCGACCCGCCCGACCAGTCGGTCATCGACAAGCTCTGCGAGGCGGTCCAAGATTCTCGAAACCACCGCTACAGCGTGGCCAACGGCGTCTTCAACCTGAGGCGCGAGGTCGCGGCCAAGTACGAGAACCGGTTCGGCGTGAAGCTCGACCCCGACCAGGAAATCGTCGCGACGATCGGGTCGAAGGAAGGCTTCAGCCATATGTGCCTGGCCCTGCTGGGGCCCGGCGACACCGCGTTGGTCCCCGCGCCGAGCTTCCCGGTCCACGTTCACGCGATCGCGCTGGCGTCGGCCAACGTGATCACGCTTGACTGCCGTGATTCCCAGGTGTTCCTGGCCAACATCGCCCGGGTCTGCGAGAGCTTGTTCCCCCGGCCCAAGATTCTGGTCATCAACTATCCCCACAACCCATCCTCGACGGTCGTCGATCCCGGCTTCTTCGAGGAGATCGTCGGCCTGGCCAAGAAGTACCGCTTCTTCGTGATCCACGACTTCGCGTACGGCGACATCGGGTTCGACGGCTACCAGCCGCCGAGCTTCCTGTCGGTGAAGGGGGCCACGCAGGTCGGCTGCGAGTTCACGACGATGTCGAAGGGCTACAACATGGCCGGCTGGCGGGTGGGCTTCGCCGCGGGCAACCGCGACATGCTCGGCGCGCTCAAGGCGATCAAGGGCTACTACGACTACGGGATCTTCCAGGCCGTGCAGGTCGCCTCGATCGTCGCCCTCCGGCACGGCGAGGAGGGTCGGCTGGCCCAGGTCGCCGAGTATCAGGAGCGCCGCGACGTGATGGTCCGAGGGCTCCGGCGGCTGGGATGGGAAGTCGATCCCCCACGCGCCGGGATGTTCGTCTGGGCCGCCATGCCCGAGCCCTGGCGAAGCCAGATGGGCTCGATGGACTTCGCCATGAAGCTGCTCGAAGAGGCGAACGTCGTCGTCAGCCCCGGTCGCGGGTTCGGCGAGACCGGCGAGGGCTTCCTCCGTCTCGCCCTGGTCGAGAACGCCCACCGCCTCCGCCAGGCGATCCGTCAGATCGGCCGCTGCCTCCGCGTCGAGCAGGCGGTCAACTGA
- a CDS encoding trypsin-like peptidase domain-containing protein, producing the protein MRRNPVAWAALVVSTAALLSSSGMLRPMPAAPKTTPESQRTAKALSEAYESVAEFVRPSAVQISVQKKAPKMTGMRNFPFQFPNPGGGNNPHANPSPRDMKDLEEMLKKFFGPDGKPEKQQFGGRGGGGGVGSGFVYDDKGHILTNNHVVENADKITVVFHDGIELPATVVGRDAKSDVAVVKVDNTSYPPLPIGDSAKLKVGDLVMAVGSPFELSQSFTTGIISATERNTVGINEYESFLQTDAAINPGNSGGPLVNMDGQVVGVNSAIVTGSRGMGTGGNDGIGFAIPIDMASNVANQLIKDGKVHRARIGIKLDPLTPVLARQLGLEAGVKGILVGEVVPGGPADKAGLKQGDVIVGYAGEKILSIPTFRLKVASSSAGKSSEVEYFRDGKRQTAAIVPAPAENVVFDVEREQAGDKEEGADAEPVKTAISDFGLEVQALTPELVKGLGLDEKVKGVLVAEVKENSAAEAEGVKAGDVITKVVRDRGVQDLAGVKEFQDLAAKSDEISVYVHSNKGPGRFVTLSKPKK; encoded by the coding sequence ATGAGACGAAACCCAGTCGCCTGGGCGGCCCTTGTGGTCTCGACGGCCGCCCTGCTCAGCTCGTCCGGCATGCTTCGGCCGATGCCGGCCGCGCCCAAGACGACGCCGGAAAGTCAGCGCACCGCCAAGGCGCTCTCCGAGGCCTACGAGTCGGTCGCCGAGTTCGTGCGGCCGTCGGCCGTCCAGATCAGCGTCCAGAAGAAAGCGCCCAAGATGACGGGGATGCGGAACTTCCCGTTCCAGTTCCCGAATCCGGGGGGCGGGAACAATCCGCACGCCAATCCCAGCCCGCGCGACATGAAGGATCTTGAGGAAATGCTCAAGAAGTTCTTCGGCCCCGACGGCAAGCCCGAGAAGCAGCAGTTCGGCGGTCGCGGCGGCGGTGGCGGCGTCGGCTCGGGATTCGTGTACGACGATAAGGGCCACATCCTGACCAACAACCACGTGGTCGAGAACGCCGACAAGATCACGGTCGTGTTCCACGACGGCATCGAGCTGCCGGCCACGGTCGTCGGCCGCGACGCCAAGTCGGACGTGGCGGTCGTCAAGGTCGACAACACGAGCTATCCGCCGCTGCCGATCGGCGACAGCGCGAAGTTGAAGGTCGGCGATCTGGTCATGGCGGTCGGCTCTCCGTTCGAGCTGAGCCAGAGCTTCACCACCGGGATCATCTCGGCGACCGAGCGGAACACGGTGGGCATCAATGAGTACGAGTCGTTCCTCCAGACCGACGCGGCGATCAACCCGGGCAACTCGGGTGGTCCGCTGGTCAACATGGACGGCCAGGTCGTCGGCGTGAATTCGGCGATCGTGACCGGCAGCCGGGGCATGGGCACCGGCGGCAACGACGGCATCGGCTTCGCGATCCCGATCGACATGGCGTCGAACGTGGCCAACCAGCTCATCAAGGACGGCAAGGTCCATCGCGCCCGGATCGGCATCAAGCTCGATCCGCTGACGCCGGTCCTCGCCCGCCAGCTCGGCTTGGAAGCCGGCGTCAAGGGAATCCTGGTCGGTGAAGTCGTCCCCGGCGGTCCCGCCGATAAGGCCGGACTCAAGCAGGGCGACGTGATCGTCGGTTACGCCGGCGAGAAGATCCTCAGCATCCCGACGTTCCGGCTCAAGGTCGCTTCGAGCTCGGCCGGCAAGTCGTCGGAAGTCGAGTACTTCCGCGACGGCAAGCGGCAGACCGCCGCGATCGTTCCGGCCCCGGCCGAGAACGTCGTCTTCGACGTCGAGCGCGAGCAGGCCGGCGACAAGGAGGAGGGGGCCGACGCCGAGCCGGTGAAGACCGCCATCAGCGATTTCGGCTTGGAAGTCCAGGCGCTCACGCCCGAACTGGTCAAGGGCCTCGGGCTCGATGAGAAGGTCAAGGGCGTGCTGGTCGCCGAAGTCAAGGAGAACAGCGCCGCCGAAGCCGAGGGCGTCAAGGCGGGCGACGTGATCACCAAGGTCGTCCGCGACCGCGGCGTTCAAGACCTCGCCGGCGTCAAGGAGTTCCAGGATCTCGCCGCCAAGAGCGACGAGATCTCGGTCTACGTGCATTCCAACAAGGGGCCCGGTCGGTTCGTCACCCTGTCGAAGCCGAAGAAGTGA
- the rlmN gene encoding 23S rRNA (adenine(2503)-C(2))-methyltransferase RlmN has product MDPRNTTPEILEQWAAAHGCDPRVVRRLLSTIFQRGVYEPSAWMGESQIPKRLVEAVSPLPLPRLTLDGSVVSPVDGFQKLRFRTSEGLPLETVLIPLHKEGAVSLCLSSQVGCAMGCVFCATARMTTRRNLAAWEIIDQFLQARELVRSQGRRVTGAVFMGMGEPFLNYDNVVAAAELLRCSSAGSVAAKAITISTVGLVPEIDRFTREGHRYRLAVSLGAATDAKRKELVPVASRWPVADVMAAARRYALARRDRVTLAYVCISGVNVDEDDARALGELIGDTPVRVDLIEVTDPTGRFAPPTADELRAFRDALSRHVGQPIVRRYSGGKDIQAACGTLAGVI; this is encoded by the coding sequence ATGGACCCACGCAATACGACTCCCGAGATCCTGGAGCAATGGGCGGCTGCGCACGGCTGCGACCCGAGGGTCGTCCGCCGGCTGCTGTCGACGATCTTCCAGCGCGGGGTGTACGAGCCCTCGGCCTGGATGGGGGAGTCGCAGATTCCCAAACGGTTGGTCGAGGCCGTCTCCCCCCTCCCCCTGCCTCGGCTGACGCTCGACGGCTCGGTGGTCTCGCCCGTCGACGGCTTCCAGAAGCTCCGATTCCGGACGAGCGAGGGCCTGCCGCTGGAGACGGTCCTGATCCCGTTGCATAAAGAGGGGGCGGTCAGCCTGTGCCTGTCGTCGCAGGTCGGCTGCGCGATGGGCTGCGTCTTCTGCGCGACGGCCCGGATGACCACCCGACGCAACCTGGCGGCCTGGGAGATCATCGACCAGTTCCTTCAAGCCCGCGAGCTGGTGCGGAGCCAGGGCCGGCGCGTGACGGGGGCTGTGTTCATGGGCATGGGCGAGCCGTTCCTGAACTACGACAACGTCGTCGCGGCGGCCGAGCTGCTGCGGTGCTCGTCGGCCGGTTCGGTCGCGGCCAAGGCGATCACGATCAGCACGGTGGGCCTGGTGCCCGAGATCGACCGGTTCACTCGCGAGGGGCACCGCTACCGGCTGGCCGTCAGCCTGGGGGCGGCGACCGACGCCAAGCGGAAGGAACTCGTTCCGGTCGCCTCGCGTTGGCCGGTCGCCGACGTCATGGCCGCCGCCCGGCGGTACGCGCTCGCCCGCCGCGACCGGGTGACGCTGGCCTACGTCTGCATCTCGGGGGTGAACGTCGACGAGGACGACGCCCGGGCCTTGGGGGAGTTGATCGGAGATACGCCGGTGCGGGTCGATCTGATCGAGGTGACCGACCCCACCGGCCGATTCGCGCCGCCGACGGCCGACGAGCTGAGGGCGTTTCGAGACGCCCTCTCGCGGCACGTCGGCCAGCCCATCGTGCGCCGTTATTCGGGAGGCAAGGACATCCAGGCGGCCTGCGGCACGCTCGCCGGGGTTATTTGA
- a CDS encoding 3-keto-disaccharide hydrolase translates to MRIAIRSVVLVLSFGLAVALADASAAPPARSAADAAPVSLFNGKDLSGWTIHLNHSDKSDPKADPKGVFQVKDGVIHVSGEEFGCLTTDKEFDNYKVSLEFKWGEKRWPPRENAVRDSGILVHVVGPDKVWPRSVECQIQEHDCGDFYLVDGATIVIDGKLEKQYKKKSADHEKPNGEWNTVEVVCDGGTVTNIINGKIVNTGTDASEKRGKIVLQSEGAELFFRNVVLTPLK, encoded by the coding sequence ATGCGCATCGCCATTCGTTCCGTGGTTCTCGTTCTCTCGTTCGGCCTGGCCGTCGCCCTCGCCGACGCCTCGGCGGCCCCCCCGGCCCGATCCGCCGCCGACGCCGCGCCGGTCTCCCTGTTCAATGGCAAGGACCTGAGCGGGTGGACAATCCACCTCAACCACAGCGACAAGTCCGACCCGAAGGCCGATCCCAAAGGGGTCTTCCAGGTCAAGGACGGCGTCATCCACGTCTCGGGCGAAGAGTTCGGCTGCCTGACGACCGACAAGGAGTTCGACAACTACAAGGTCTCCCTGGAGTTCAAGTGGGGCGAGAAGCGCTGGCCGCCCCGGGAGAACGCCGTCCGCGATTCGGGGATTCTGGTGCACGTCGTCGGGCCCGACAAGGTCTGGCCGCGGAGCGTCGAGTGCCAAATTCAAGAGCACGACTGCGGAGATTTCTATCTCGTCGACGGCGCGACGATCGTGATCGACGGAAAACTTGAGAAACAGTACAAGAAAAAATCGGCCGACCATGAGAAGCCGAACGGCGAGTGGAACACGGTCGAGGTCGTCTGCGACGGCGGAACCGTCACAAACATCATCAACGGCAAAATCGTCAACACCGGCACCGACGCCAGCGAGAAGCGCGGCAAGATCGTCCTTCAGTCGGAAGGGGCTGAGCTGTTCTTCCGCAACGTCGTTCTGACCCCGCTCAAATAA